A genomic region of Papaver somniferum cultivar HN1 chromosome 7, ASM357369v1, whole genome shotgun sequence contains the following coding sequences:
- the LOC113298645 gene encoding SNF1-related protein kinase regulatory subunit beta-3, whose translation MDNTCGEDQDGISVAGFEVPRSPDASYNNPYPGNEDEARDPPLVPPHLQHTLLSFPAVSTRDTSSSTLPLPQNVILNHLYIENRESPRSVVALGITHRFRSKYVTVVLYKPIQRRGTSNNSS comes from the exons ATGGACAACACGTGTGGTGAAGATCAA GATGGAATAAGCGTTGCGGGTTTCGAGGTACCAAGGTCACCAGATGCAAGTTATAATAACCCATATCCTGGAAATGAAGATGAAGCCAGGGATCCACCTCTTGTTCCTCCTCATCTGCAACACACCCTTTTGAGCTTTCCTGCAGTGAGTACTAGAGACACATCATCTTCAACTCTACCTCTCCCGCAAAATGTGATACTCAACCATCTCTACATTGAGAATAGAGAAAGTCCGCGATCAGTGGTTGCCCTTGGAATCACTCATCGTTTCCGCTCAAAATATGTTACAGTCGTGCTTTATAAACCCATTCAAAGAAGAGGCACTAGTAATAATAGTAGTTGA